In Helicobacter sp. 11S03491-1, a single window of DNA contains:
- a CDS encoding pseudouridine synthase: MRLNQFISHHTKYSRREADLLIKEGRVNIEKTKAGFQSILKEGQRVFIDGRYVKPKEEDLYTVIVYHKPKGEIVSKKDDRNRRVIYDTLDKKYAHFVPVGRLDFASEGVLLLSDNKKVAQALMESDLEREYILKINGKVTKEICEGMVNGLELNDARAGAHEKSRIQKMRFAPFVKYEISKDDVHFSKLKVCIHEGKNRELRRFFAYFKRDVLDLRRIRYGWIHLNALPVGKTRFLNKDEYKRLHHFMNK, encoded by the coding sequence ATGAGATTAAATCAGTTCATTTCTCATCATACAAAATATTCTCGCAGAGAAGCTGATTTGTTAATTAAAGAGGGAAGAGTCAATATTGAAAAAACTAAAGCCGGTTTTCAGAGTATTTTGAAAGAAGGACAGAGGGTTTTTATCGATGGCAGGTATGTTAAGCCCAAAGAAGAAGATTTATATACAGTGATTGTTTATCATAAGCCTAAGGGTGAGATTGTAAGCAAAAAAGACGATAGAAATAGGCGGGTAATTTATGACACATTAGATAAGAAATACGCACATTTTGTCCCGGTAGGGAGACTTGATTTTGCATCAGAGGGCGTTTTATTGCTCAGTGATAATAAAAAGGTTGCCCAAGCCCTAATGGAAAGCGATTTGGAGCGTGAATATATTCTTAAAATTAATGGAAAAGTTACCAAAGAAATATGCGAGGGAATGGTTAATGGATTAGAACTTAACGATGCCAGAGCAGGCGCGCATGAGAAAAGCCGGATTCAAAAAATGCGTTTTGCACCTTTTGTAAAATATGAAATAAGCAAAGATGATGTGCATTTTTCTAAACTTAAAGTATGCATCCATGAAGGAAAAAATCGTGAGTTACGTAGATTTTTTGCTTATTTCAAAAGAGATGTGCTTGATTTACGACGTATTCGTTATGGTTGGATTCATTTAAATGCCTTGCCTGTAGGAAAAACAAGATTTTTAAATAAAGACGAAT
- the waaF gene encoding lipopolysaccharide heptosyltransferase II: protein MKILLRLPNWIGDAVMATPTLELLKQKFPQASFTIIGTPAVCELFSRDKCITSAFIDQTKKNKNRILATYQFAKMIGKHDIGITFTNNIFSALLLFWSQTPIRIGYSKNLRSLFLTCKLIPLKQIHQVLLYACLLEPVLKLGKSEIIKQTPKLHLIASNNHYHKIKTKIGINPGGAFGSAKRWLKEYFAETILYFIQKDYEIVLFGNQSDIDSAKDIITTIEKLSLNKQLLQNITNLTGLTTIPTLIDTISKLDLFITNDSGPMHIATALQIPLIAIFGPTNDQETSPWCHSQAVILNKKLACSPCKKRVCPLVHHNCMKLITPDEVIIEANKILKRNNNDC, encoded by the coding sequence ATGAAAATTTTATTACGATTGCCAAATTGGATTGGCGATGCTGTGATGGCAACGCCAACACTGGAATTGCTCAAACAAAAATTCCCTCAAGCCTCCTTCACGATCATTGGCACCCCTGCTGTTTGTGAGCTTTTTTCCAGAGATAAGTGTATTACTTCTGCTTTTATTGATCAAACCAAAAAAAATAAAAATAGAATTCTTGCCACTTATCAATTTGCCAAAATGATTGGCAAGCATGACATAGGTATTACCTTTACAAATAATATTTTCTCTGCTTTGCTTTTATTTTGGAGTCAGACTCCCATACGAATAGGTTATTCCAAAAATTTACGCTCGCTTTTTCTCACTTGCAAGCTCATTCCCCTTAAACAGATTCATCAGGTTTTATTGTATGCTTGTTTATTGGAACCTGTGTTGAAACTTGGCAAATCTGAAATTATCAAACAAACTCCAAAATTACACCTCATTGCTTCAAATAACCATTATCACAAGATAAAAACAAAAATAGGCATCAACCCCGGTGGAGCATTTGGGAGTGCAAAGCGATGGCTTAAGGAATATTTTGCTGAAACTATTTTATATTTTATTCAAAAAGATTATGAAATTGTCTTATTTGGGAATCAATCAGACATTGATTCTGCCAAAGACATTATAACAACCATTGAAAAGCTCTCTTTGAATAAGCAATTATTACAAAACATCACTAATCTTACCGGATTAACCACTATCCCTACGCTTATAGACACTATCAGCAAACTTGATTTATTTATTACCAATGATAGCGGTCCTATGCATATTGCAACAGCGCTTCAAATTCCATTAATTGCAATATTCGGACCCACAAACGATCAAGAAACTTCTCCTTGGTGCCATTCTCAAGCTGTTATTTTAAACAAAAAATTAGCTTGTTCTCCGTGCAAAAAACGTGTTTGTCCCCTAGTACACCACAATTGTATGAAGCTTATTACTCCTGATGAGGTCATCATAGAGGCAAATAAAATTCTTAAAAGGAATAACAATGATTGTTGA
- a CDS encoding phosphoadenosine phosphosulfate reductase family protein: MQVFQEEIIDEKYSESSKQYLDINVLEATKGRLWFVLDNFKNICISFSGGKDSTILLHLVREYLKHKPELKTKKNLFIYHLDYEAQYNQTTKFVQQTLQECKKEGFKIFYICMPFKAQCACSMYQTYWRPWAIEDKDKWLREPPGYSITEENHSFDFWSRDLSDCAFNVELLLKLILIIASIE, encoded by the coding sequence ATGCAAGTTTTTCAAGAAGAAATCATTGATGAGAAATATTCGGAAAGCTCAAAACAATATTTGGATATAAATGTCCTTGAAGCCACAAAAGGTCGGCTATGGTTTGTATTGGATAACTTTAAAAATATCTGCATTAGTTTCAGCGGGGGTAAAGATAGCACCATACTCCTCCATCTTGTGCGTGAATATTTAAAACACAAACCCGAATTAAAAACAAAAAAGAATCTCTTTATTTATCACTTGGATTATGAAGCCCAATATAACCAAACCACAAAGTTTGTGCAACAAACCCTCCAAGAATGTAAGAAAGAAGGCTTTAAGATATTTTATATCTGCATGCCCTTCAAAGCCCAATGTGCTTGTTCGATGTATCAAACCTATTGGAGACCTTGGGCGATAGAAGACAAAGACAAATGGCTAAGAGAACCTCCAGGTTATAGCATTACAGAGGAAAACCATTCTTTTGATTTTTGGAGCAGGGATTTGAGCGATTGCGCTTTTAATGTTGAGCTATTATTAAAATTAATTTTAATAATAGCTTCTATAGAATAA
- the dnaE gene encoding DNA polymerase III subunit alpha → MSYTHLHLHTEYSLLDGANKIKALAKKIKALGMKSVSMTDHGNMFGAIDFYMTMKKEGIKPIIGIETYLHNAQDLASKESKQRFHLCLYAKNEEGYKNLMYLSSMAFIEGFYYYPRINKKILREHSAGLICSSACLQGEVSWQLNTNNPRNIKFGAKGYEIAKEVALEYQDIFGDDFYIEIMRHGIADQAFIDEQLIRISLQTGIKLIATNDTHYTNQKDANAQEVAMCVAMGKTLDDKDRLKHSVQEFYVKSPEQMAKLFADIPEALKNTEEIAQKCNLEIDLKDEKHNPPTPPKFKFTQEYAKIEGLDINDDASYFAYKAREGLQERLKIIPQEKYQIYKDRLEQEIEVINKMKFPGYMLIVWDFIKYARENGIPVGPGRGSAAGSLVAFCLKITNIDPLKYDLLFERFLNPERVSMPDIDTDFCQRRRGEIIEYMIRKYGKYNVAQVITFGKMLAKGVIRDVARVLNMPYKEADDMAKLIPDKLGITLQKYEKNGEWVDGAWELEPKLSELTQNNPLAKKVWDFSLMLEGLNRNAGKHAAALVVDSEKELWHKTPLYTSDKTGGAIVTQYSMKYLEPVDLIKFDFLGLKTLTVIDDALKLISQRYQKNLDFLTIDTDDPEVYKTMQSGNTVGIFQVESGMFQGLNKRLKPSGFEDVIAIIALGRPGPMESGMVDDFVNRKHGSEPIKYMFPELESILKPTYGTIVYQEQVMQIVRSIGGFSLGEADLIRRAMGKKDAQIMADNKNKFALGAQSKGFDKQKAEELWDLIVKFAGYGFNKSHSAAYAMLTFQTAYLKTYYEYEFMAAMLTSESDKIESVAKYIDEVKLLDMEIIPPHINTSMLDFSVGDFEDENTKPVKKIIFGLSAIKGAGEGPLKNIIEVRESGGKFKSLEDFISRVDFTKLTKRILEPLIKTGSLDGLGYTRATMLKNIDKICEIGRSKNKLKVEGTLLEGIYESEEIQTISLDLKQEDEYDAKILLDYEYECLGICVSGHPLDEFAKEIKTIKNVAKSVELEDLEVGSNIMLVGKVLDIKKKVSKSGNVYGKADILDLYGKIELMLFEKHLQELDKFDISKPLAFKCKIEEREEKIQLRLFEIMDLEQAKKVKNKLEYKVIEQKEEESIPLDMKPQDFNDATCPLAVVLKKNTQISLIEKLKIEAKKFEGKRELQVLIDDTERKYKFISNLKVNTKIKESFCELEWLDIL, encoded by the coding sequence ATGAGTTATACACATTTACATTTGCATACAGAATATTCTCTCCTTGATGGGGCTAATAAAATCAAAGCCCTTGCCAAAAAAATCAAAGCTTTAGGAATGAAAAGTGTCAGTATGACCGATCATGGCAATATGTTTGGAGCTATTGATTTTTATATGACGATGAAAAAAGAAGGTATTAAGCCTATCATTGGTATTGAAACTTACCTTCATAATGCCCAAGATTTGGCAAGCAAAGAATCTAAACAACGTTTTCATCTTTGCCTTTATGCCAAAAATGAAGAAGGTTACAAAAATCTGATGTATTTAAGTTCTATGGCTTTTATTGAGGGATTTTATTATTATCCCAGAATCAACAAAAAAATATTGCGTGAGCATTCTGCAGGGCTTATTTGTTCCTCAGCATGTTTGCAAGGAGAGGTAAGTTGGCAACTCAATACCAATAACCCTAGAAATATTAAGTTTGGTGCAAAAGGCTATGAGATAGCCAAGGAAGTCGCACTTGAATATCAAGATATTTTTGGGGATGATTTTTATATAGAGATTATGCGCCATGGGATTGCCGATCAGGCTTTTATTGATGAACAATTAATTAGAATTTCGCTACAAACAGGGATTAAACTTATTGCCACTAACGATACACATTATACCAACCAAAAAGACGCAAATGCTCAAGAAGTCGCAATGTGTGTAGCAATGGGAAAAACACTTGATGACAAAGATAGGCTCAAACATTCTGTACAAGAATTTTATGTCAAATCCCCCGAACAAATGGCGAAACTTTTTGCAGATATACCTGAAGCTCTCAAAAACACAGAAGAAATTGCCCAAAAATGTAATCTTGAAATTGATCTCAAAGATGAAAAACATAACCCTCCCACACCTCCAAAGTTTAAATTTACCCAAGAATATGCTAAAATAGAAGGGCTTGATATCAATGATGATGCGAGTTATTTTGCCTACAAGGCCAGAGAAGGACTGCAAGAAAGATTAAAGATTATTCCCCAAGAAAAATATCAAATCTACAAAGACAGATTAGAGCAAGAAATAGAAGTCATTAATAAGATGAAATTTCCCGGCTATATGTTGATTGTATGGGATTTTATCAAATACGCAAGGGAAAATGGCATTCCTGTAGGACCAGGCAGAGGGAGTGCAGCGGGTAGCTTAGTAGCATTTTGTCTCAAAATCACCAATATTGATCCTCTTAAATATGATTTGCTTTTTGAACGATTTTTGAATCCTGAACGTGTGTCTATGCCTGATATTGATACAGATTTTTGTCAAAGACGTCGGGGTGAAATTATTGAGTATATGATTAGAAAATATGGCAAATATAATGTTGCCCAAGTTATTACTTTTGGTAAAATGCTTGCAAAGGGTGTTATCAGGGATGTGGCAAGAGTGCTGAACATGCCCTATAAAGAAGCTGATGACATGGCAAAACTCATTCCTGATAAGCTGGGGATTACGCTTCAAAAATATGAAAAAAATGGAGAATGGGTAGATGGGGCATGGGAGCTTGAACCTAAGCTTTCAGAACTGACTCAAAACAATCCTCTTGCTAAAAAAGTTTGGGATTTTTCACTCATGCTTGAAGGACTCAATCGCAATGCAGGCAAACATGCAGCTGCTTTGGTGGTTGATAGCGAAAAAGAATTATGGCACAAAACTCCTCTTTATACAAGCGACAAAACAGGCGGGGCTATTGTAACGCAATATTCGATGAAATATCTTGAACCTGTTGATTTGATCAAATTTGACTTTTTAGGTTTAAAAACACTCACTGTGATTGATGATGCGCTTAAGCTTATTTCACAACGATACCAAAAGAATTTGGATTTTTTGACGATTGATACTGACGATCCTGAAGTTTATAAAACTATGCAAAGTGGCAACACAGTGGGCATATTCCAAGTAGAATCAGGAATGTTTCAAGGACTTAATAAGCGTTTGAAGCCTTCCGGCTTTGAAGATGTGATTGCTATTATTGCTTTGGGGCGTCCCGGTCCTATGGAGTCAGGCATGGTTGATGATTTTGTGAATCGCAAGCATGGAAGTGAGCCTATCAAATATATGTTTCCTGAACTTGAATCTATCTTAAAGCCGACATATGGAACTATTGTTTATCAAGAGCAAGTTATGCAAATTGTCCGGAGCATTGGAGGTTTTTCATTAGGAGAAGCAGATTTGATCCGTCGGGCAATGGGAAAAAAAGATGCCCAAATTATGGCAGATAATAAAAATAAATTTGCTTTGGGAGCTCAAAGCAAAGGATTTGATAAACAAAAAGCCGAAGAGCTTTGGGATTTGATTGTTAAATTTGCAGGGTATGGGTTTAACAAATCTCATTCCGCAGCTTATGCAATGCTGACTTTTCAAACTGCTTATTTAAAGACTTATTATGAATATGAATTTATGGCTGCAATGCTGACAAGCGAATCAGACAAAATAGAATCTGTGGCTAAATATATTGATGAAGTTAAACTTTTGGATATGGAAATTATTCCTCCCCATATCAACACTTCTATGCTTGATTTTAGTGTGGGTGATTTTGAAGATGAAAATACTAAGCCTGTCAAAAAAATTATTTTTGGATTGAGCGCCATTAAAGGGGCAGGAGAAGGACCTCTAAAAAATATCATTGAGGTCAGAGAAAGTGGGGGTAAATTCAAAAGTTTAGAAGATTTTATTTCCAGGGTTGATTTTACTAAACTTACCAAAAGAATTCTGGAACCTCTTATAAAAACAGGGAGTCTGGATGGGCTTGGTTATACGCGTGCGACAATGCTAAAAAATATTGATAAAATTTGTGAAATAGGGAGATCAAAAAATAAACTAAAGGTAGAGGGAACACTATTAGAAGGGATTTATGAATCTGAAGAAATACAAACAATTTCTCTGGATTTAAAACAAGAAGATGAATATGATGCAAAAATTTTACTGGATTATGAATATGAGTGTTTGGGAATTTGTGTTTCAGGGCATCCTTTGGACGAATTTGCCAAAGAAATCAAGACAATCAAAAATGTAGCCAAAAGTGTAGAATTAGAGGATTTAGAAGTTGGTTCAAATATAATGCTTGTAGGTAAAGTCCTTGATATCAAGAAAAAGGTCAGCAAATCAGGAAATGTCTATGGCAAGGCAGATATTCTGGATCTCTATGGTAAGATTGAATTGATGTTGTTTGAAAAACACCTTCAAGAGCTAGATAAATTTGATATTTCCAAGCCCTTAGCCTTTAAGTGCAAAATTGAAGAGCGTGAAGAAAAAATACAATTGCGTTTGTTTGAAATTATGGACTTAGAACAAGCAAAAAAAGTAAAAAATAAACTTGAGTATAAAGTTATTGAACAAAAAGAAGAAGAGAGCATACCTCTTGATATGAAACCCCAAGATTTTAACGATGCTACTTGTCCTTTGGCAGTGGTGTTAAAGAAGAACACTCAAATAAGTTTGATTGAAAAACTCAAGATAGAAGCCAAAAAATTTGAAGGCAAACGCGAGCTTCAAGTACTCATTGATGACACAGAAAGAAAATATAAATTTATAAGTAATCTCAAGGTAAATACAAAAATTAAAGAAAGTTTTTGCGAACTTGAATGGTTAGATATATTATGA
- a CDS encoding Na+/H+ antiporter NhaC family protein yields MDYAHSALSLLVPVCVIVMVFLTKRVVLSLLLGVVLGGVMVSYDNFIGIFVYIYEKISSVLFSIQHNQEGKTSLVISWESVYVFGFLIILGILSQLISHSGAVNAFVKWARQRIKSPQGSEFVAFIAGIVIFIDDYFNALTVGQISKSLNDANHSTRERLAYVIDSTSAPVCILMPISSWGAYIIGIMQSSVPPSVGDGLFVLISSVWSNYYAWFALLAVFLTIYWQINLPAMKKYKNVGVTDLLRDDDLNKYSSSVWLLVIPVIVLVISIGSMILWTGYDVGKEWKLLDMLKNTNTAFSLFYGGLFALVIAFLVSIKHIRKDSLANLAVNGVKSMLPAILILILAWAIGPVIRDDMQTGIYLANLSKEFLSQDMVVMMPVILFLISGFIAFATGTSWGTFAIMLPIGVSVVGASGGDILLSISAVLAGAVYGDHASPISDTTILSATGAGCSVQSHFITQFPYATTVAVVAMISFGVASLSTSLLSGYGVGIVLMLGIFYFYKKFFKPIKNIS; encoded by the coding sequence ATGGATTATGCCCATTCTGCTTTGAGTTTATTGGTTCCGGTTTGTGTAATTGTTATGGTTTTTCTCACCAAAAGAGTGGTGCTTTCTTTGTTATTAGGAGTGGTGCTTGGTGGGGTAATGGTAAGTTATGATAATTTTATTGGAATTTTTGTTTATATCTATGAAAAAATATCCTCTGTACTTTTTAGCATACAACACAATCAGGAAGGCAAGACAAGCTTAGTAATCAGTTGGGAAAGTGTATATGTATTTGGATTTTTGATTATTCTGGGCATACTTTCTCAACTTATTTCTCACTCAGGCGCTGTGAATGCATTTGTAAAATGGGCACGACAGCGTATAAAAAGTCCCCAAGGTTCTGAATTTGTCGCCTTTATTGCCGGGATTGTAATTTTTATTGATGATTATTTTAATGCCTTGACAGTAGGGCAAATTTCAAAATCTTTAAATGATGCAAACCACTCTACCAGAGAAAGACTTGCGTATGTTATTGATTCAACTTCTGCTCCTGTTTGTATTTTGATGCCCATTTCAAGTTGGGGAGCCTATATCATAGGGATTATGCAAAGTAGTGTTCCTCCATCTGTTGGCGATGGATTGTTTGTGCTTATTAGCAGCGTATGGAGTAATTATTATGCTTGGTTTGCGCTTTTAGCAGTATTTTTAACTATATATTGGCAAATCAATCTCCCTGCGATGAAAAAATATAAAAACGTTGGGGTTACAGATTTACTCCGCGATGATGATTTGAATAAATATTCAAGTTCAGTATGGCTACTTGTAATCCCTGTGATAGTCTTGGTTATTTCAATTGGTTCTATGATTTTATGGACAGGATATGATGTGGGAAAAGAATGGAAACTTTTGGATATGCTCAAAAATACCAATACGGCTTTTTCTTTATTTTATGGTGGTTTATTTGCTCTTGTGATAGCTTTTTTAGTTTCAATCAAACATATACGCAAAGATTCTCTGGCTAATCTTGCAGTAAATGGTGTTAAAAGTATGTTGCCTGCAATTTTGATTTTAATTTTGGCTTGGGCAATAGGACCTGTTATCCGTGATGATATGCAAACAGGGATTTATTTGGCGAATTTAAGCAAAGAGTTTTTATCTCAAGATATGGTTGTAATGATGCCTGTGATTTTGTTTTTGATTTCAGGATTTATTGCTTTTGCTACAGGGACCAGTTGGGGGACTTTTGCGATTATGCTTCCCATAGGAGTTAGTGTGGTAGGTGCTTCAGGAGGAGATATTCTTTTGTCGATTTCAGCTGTGTTAGCTGGGGCAGTATATGGAGATCACGCTTCTCCAATATCTGATACAACGATTCTTTCGGCAACAGGGGCGGGTTGCTCAGTGCAAAGTCATTTTATCACACAATTTCCCTATGCCACTACAGTTGCTGTAGTGGCTATGATTAGCTTTGGTGTGGCAAGTTTAAGTACATCGCTTTTGAGCGGTTATGGGGTTGGTATCGTTTTGATGTTGGGTATATTTTATTTTTATAAGAAATTTTTCAAACCCATTAAAAACATATCTTAA
- a CDS encoding DUF1090 domain-containing protein, translating into MKKFFILSAVACGILIAGPVCDFKEKDVLSQIDYATKHNHKDKISGLQKALKELRDHCKDNIVLSELELDVQKLENKVIEAKSKITQAQAKGKADRIKKAEMKLRLIETELASKKDELQRMQDLAKGNNPQPKS; encoded by the coding sequence ATGAAGAAATTTTTTATTTTAAGTGCTGTAGCTTGTGGTATTTTGATAGCAGGACCTGTCTGTGATTTTAAAGAAAAAGATGTGCTTTCTCAGATTGATTATGCAACCAAACATAATCATAAAGATAAGATTTCAGGTTTGCAAAAAGCCTTGAAAGAATTACGAGATCATTGCAAAGATAATATCGTTTTAAGCGAACTTGAACTTGATGTCCAAAAGCTTGAAAATAAGGTGATTGAAGCAAAGTCAAAAATAACTCAAGCTCAAGCAAAAGGTAAGGCTGATCGTATTAAAAAAGCAGAAATGAAGTTAAGATTAATTGAAACAGAATTAGCCTCAAAAAAAGACGAACTTCAAAGGATGCAGGATTTAGCTAAGGGAAATAATCCTCAACCAAAGTCTTAA
- a CDS encoding flavin reductase, producing the protein MIVDFDQTSPLIKYKILANCITPRPIAWVSTIDQNGVVNLAPFSFFCPISSDPVVFSICFTPKSDGSPKDTFKNITETKKATICMCNQKNLKSLQDSAGELEYGISEAVKFNIDLEIIQNDYPPIIKNSQASFMCEFYDILEIGKNSKTILLESTKCFIDNKIYTQDLRFTLQNVGRVGKYYQLPGSLIDPKNL; encoded by the coding sequence ATGATTGTTGATTTTGACCAAACAAGTCCCTTAATAAAATATAAAATCCTAGCCAATTGTATTACCCCCAGACCTATTGCATGGGTAAGCACTATAGACCAAAATGGTGTTGTTAATCTTGCTCCTTTTAGTTTTTTTTGCCCTATAAGTTCTGATCCTGTCGTATTTTCTATTTGCTTTACTCCCAAAAGTGATGGTTCGCCCAAAGACACATTTAAGAATATTACAGAAACAAAAAAAGCCACCATTTGCATGTGTAATCAAAAAAATCTTAAATCTCTTCAAGATTCTGCCGGTGAGCTTGAATATGGTATTTCTGAAGCAGTCAAATTTAACATTGATCTCGAAATAATCCAAAACGATTATCCCCCTATTATCAAAAATTCCCAAGCGAGTTTCATGTGCGAATTTTATGATATTTTAGAGATTGGAAAAAACTCCAAAACAATCTTGCTTGAATCAACAAAATGCTTCATTGATAATAAAATCTATACACAAGACCTACGCTTTACGCTTCAGAATGTAGGCAGAGTAGGCAAATATTATCAACTCCCCGGTTCTCTTATTGATCCTAAAAATCTCTAA
- a CDS encoding DUF1090 family protein — MVLKVFFIIFLWSSFVYAGPVCKYKLNDFKAQIDYAKKNHLSQKVKKLEKTMSDFQKTCKDSDILAEINQNIQITQKNLQQARTNFNNAQIEGNAHQIRQTSIQLKIANLEYIAAKQELLRMKDLLKTQRQ; from the coding sequence ATGGTTTTGAAGGTTTTTTTTATTATATTCCTATGGAGTTCTTTTGTATATGCAGGTCCGGTGTGCAAATATAAACTCAATGATTTTAAAGCTCAGATTGATTATGCAAAAAAAAATCATTTATCCCAAAAGGTCAAAAAACTAGAAAAAACTATGTCAGATTTTCAAAAAACTTGCAAAGATTCTGATATTTTGGCAGAAATCAACCAAAATATTCAAATAACTCAAAAAAATCTCCAACAAGCCCGGACAAACTTTAATAACGCACAAATTGAGGGCAATGCGCATCAAATCAGACAAACAAGCATACAACTCAAAATTGCAAATCTTGAATACATTGCTGCTAAACAAGAGCTTTTGAGAATGAAAGATTTATTAAAAACACAAAGACAATAA